The Xylocopa sonorina isolate GNS202 chromosome 11, iyXylSono1_principal, whole genome shotgun sequence genome includes the window GTTGACCCTTTTGTGGATGAATTATATTATGATGGTTACGTGACCAAAGGGAATATACGAGGACGTGCTGTTCGTCCATCAGAAGGCATACGAAATGGCATCCTCTCACCTATCAATACTGGAAGGATTCTGTGAAGAGCACATGGTAGTCAAATTGCACTATTGTCCTGGCGATATAAAGCACAGAAGACCGCAAAGGTCGAAGGCTACGACGCGACTGCGGAACAAGAATTAATAACTAGAAGTTTATTGAATAAAGGCGTCCAACTTGGAAGATAAATTCAAGGATGAGCACAGCAGGTGAGAGAATGATGCTTTAATTAATTTGAAGTTGCCGTAGCCGAAGGCGAGATGAGGATCTTATATCTCGATCTATTCGCAGAAAGTTAGGAGATGTCGCGATGAAACGCGACTCCTTGGCATTcgggacgaaaagaatcgcGATCGTTGTTACCATTAGTAGCCTCGGAATTTCAATTTAAGTTTCATTGCTTTCACGGTTCCCGTTTCAAGTTTCACGGGTCTCCGTTTGATTTTCGTGCAATTAAATTCATATCCCGGATGGCACTGGAACTAGCCTCAGCGGCAAAGCGGAAGCCACCTGGCACTTTTAATCTCGTACTTTTCGAGGATCCTCTCTGGGACAAAATCTTATCACGCAAACCCCTCCTCTTTTGTCAAAAACATGTCGGATAGCACTTTGCTCTATGGCACTCGTCCGCTTCCTTTGTCCATTACCACGCTTCTATCCGAGTTACCCATTTTTCCGCGGCCGCATTTTCATATTCTATACCAGCCCAGCGGTGCAGCATAAATCGTGTCGGAGATCCCCGCGATTCGTGACAAAAGACGATTTAATATCGGCTCCGTACATATTACATCCGCGGATCCAAGTAAAACATCGGCAGCGAAAGGGTAGAAAGAGCACGCCAATGAAACTTACATAATTGGTTAAATCGTCGTTCgtctttcgaaacgtagaatgtTTTTAACGCATCTATAACTGCGTTCGTAATCTCGCGAGCTCTACCCTCGTGGAATTAATTAAAACTTGAAGGTCTAGAAGCTTCTTCAATTGGCTCTCTCGTGAATGTTTCCACAGAAGTTTCAAGAGTCCCCGTACGTGGAACTCTAGATGCTCCGCACGCTCGGAATTTTATTAAAAGAAaactatatgtatgtatatacgaTGCGAAATAAAAGCAGACCGCACGACAATTCGTTCTGAAACGGGAGGTAATGCCGATAGGTTCATCGAGCAGAACGCACATTTCTCGAGATCTTTCAATCTATAAATGGGTCACTGCCGCCTACATATAACGACGCTTGACTCCTTCCTCGCAGAAGAAATTGCATTCCGCATCTTCTTAAAACCAGGTCGAACGCAGGCTTCGGAGTAGCGGGAAGCACGAGCTCCTTGGATTTCGTGAACTCATTGTTATCCTACGGATATGTAATGGAGTACGTGAATAATGGTCGAGAAGAGGTTTCGTTGGGGAGAAAGTTTAATTATATTTGCGGACGGGAAAAAAGGATTAAAAAGTTACGGTAACGACGCGACCGGAATTATCGATAATCCCTGTGCAAGTGTTTGATGAATCGACGAGGCGTGATTGACGGGAGGGATTTGCGTAATGCGGATTAAAGTCGACTTGTTGAGAGATAACATTTTTCGATGCTCGTATTTGCAAAAAATACAAACGCACGTCGAGAAAATTCCAGGAAAATTCGGAATAAGAGATGTAAGTGGAGGACCGATCAGAAATTTATAGCCACGAGGCTATCCTTTGGATGGTTCCGAAGTACTGCAAAGATAGTAAATAATTCTCCTCCGAAAATTCGGAACTTGCTAATCCAGCCACTAATTTTCGATTATACGCCGTATATTACAAGTTACCGCGCGGAAATTTACCAAAGTCGATTAAAATTCTGGTGTCCGATACTATCCGAGCCACCGTGCGAAGAACAAAAGTTACAGAGAAAGCCCTTTTTGACACTTTTATATGAAGATGTTTAACGAAAAATATGACGAGCATAAAAGTTTGGTAGTCGAACAAGAAGTAGAATAAATCCACACTCTCGAGGGTCAAATCGAAAGAGTAAACGCATCAAGCACTCAGATTCTTCATAGCTTGGATAAAGCCCGTACCCTTTTTCTTCTATCCTTATATTTTCCTTCGTGCTTTTCTCCTTTACTTTCTCCGTAAACTGGCTTAGGATTTTTCTTGCCGTTGTATGGTTAGAACGTATACCTTAGGGATTATATACACCCAGAGGCTTAAATGCTATAATATCGTAAGTTTTTACTATGTTTAAGGTAGTATTTGAAACtcaagcaatataattctattcTGAGAGCTTTATGGAGCGTTGTTAGAACGATTTGATGGAACAACAGTTTAACGACAATTAGAAATAAGAGTATTAAATGATTTATCGCTTATTATCATTTTTCGTCCCGTATCTATAGTTTGTGATAAACATTTCGAGTGAAAACGTATGACAAGTGGCGTCATAGACGTCATCTAACAATCAGTAAACTTTAATCATTTATTTTGTCAGTTCTGATCAATACACGAATACATAGTATACGAAAAAAATCTATCACGTATATATACAAAGCGttcaatatatatatgtatataaagtaAAGCGGAAATATCGGTTTTAGTAATCTTTTATTTATGATTTGTGATATAAAACAATTCTTCCGTTATTCAACGTAACTTTAATATACTCTGTATTGGctaatataattaaaaaaaattatttactatactatcatttttttttcattgaATTACTTCAATGCATAaaattaggttaaactatctgTTTATTATACAAAATATGACCAGACTACTAATCAGAAAttgaagtatttacgaatttaacTAATTTACACGTGAAATTGCAGtaataatattcaaatttggtGGAGAAAGGAATCAGCCAATCGGATTGCTTCCAGTTCGAAACGCGGCCCGCGCACCTTTAGCTTGCCGCGCGACCGTTTCAACCAGTCAAGCTATCCGCGAACGACCGATTATTCTTGTTTTGCTCGGGAATATAAACAAATATACCTGACGTATAATAATCAGGAACAAATACACGGAACGCCGTCTAATATCCTACAAATAATCCTTGAATTCGCGCGTTAAGAAATATACTTGGTGGAGGTTATGTGTTTCATAAGTGAATTTGATTTTTACAAAATGTGTGCCACTCACGGTCGAAGTGAACTTTTCTGCGTGAACTGTTAGTGATTTTTGTTTGAACGTTAAACTTATTCACTGTCGCTGCCACCGCCTCGATCCGAACTCGAATGACGCGAACCAACGTCACTCCCTGAAACCGACTTCCTCGACTCTGGAGTAGGAGATCTGGAAGAAGAGAATCGCAACATGTAAAAGACAGGATCAACGGGACTACGCTTCGTTTTGGTGAGTGATATTTGAATATTAATTCACCGTGCCGATCCGCTTGGACTACGACTTCGAGAACCGCTCTTCGACCTCGAGCCAGAACGCGATCTGGACCTCGACACAGATTTAGATTTCGATCGGCTTTTACTCCTCGATTTGCGTCCCTCCGATTGCGAGCCGCTTCTCGATCCTGACCCTGATCTCGATCTTGACCGGGACGCCGCTTTTCGCGAACCGCTGGGCGATCTTGACCTCGAGCGGGACGCAGCTTTTCTCGAACCGCTAGGCGACCTTGATCTCGAACGAGATGCTGCTTTTCTCGAACCACTAGGTGACCTTGATCTCGAGCCAGCGCTACCTGCAGAGTCTGATCTTGATCTAGCCTGCGATCCGCTTTTCCTCGAGCCACTTCGTGACCTTGATCGTGATTGACTCTTTCTCGACCCCGATCTCGACCTAGAACCCGATCTTGACCGCGACCCGCTCTTCGCGGAGCCGGATCTTGATCTCGACGGACTTTTCGATCGCGAGCCACTCCTTGATTTCGAACCTGAACGGGATCTGGATCGCGAACGAGACTGAGAGCGAGACTGGGAACCTGATCGCGAACTGCTTCTAGAACGACTGACAGAACGGCTTGTAGACTTTGATCTAGAACGGAATCTCGAACGTGATGCTCGCGAATGCCCTTCAGAGTCGGATGTGATTCGTCTGCTTCCGCGTCCACGACCCTCGTTACCGCTTTCACCTCTGAAAAGTAAAGTAGCGATGTCGTTCATTCATGTTCTGTGTAACGTGTTATATATTTGTGAATGATTCTTACCCGCTAGCGATCTTAAGACCCCCTGAATCACTGTCAGATTCACTTGTCGATATAGTCTCTTTCGACAAGGGCATTTTGCCCTTTGTAGTCTCAGCTGTACTTTTCCGAGATAGTTTCTCCTTCCTGATAGTACCAGTCTTCCTTCCACGTTTAGGCTTAGGTCGGTCGCTATCTGAACCTAGGTATTAGAAGACAAAGTATTTATTTTGCAGTCCCTTATTGAGTTGAAACTTGGTGGTGCTGAAACTTGGTTGAAACTGAGTGGTGCTATCTTACCACTATCTCCACTAGCAGCTTCCTTCTTGCGTCTTCCTTTACTCCTGCCTTTCTTCTCCTTGCGTTCGCCGCTTGGTTTCCTCTTGCGTTTCTTTTCCCTCGGAGCTTCCTCCCTACCTTCATCTCTTCCAGAACCACCACTGTCGCTGATATATTGATCAGTGCGCGGCCTCTTCCCTTTCCTTCCAGACTTCTCAGAAGGCATGTCGCCAAACACCAATGCATTCTTTGTCTTCTCAACGTACTCTTGCCGTTTCTGTAACATTTCTTCCTCCTTTTGGCGCCGCATTTCTTCCAATTTCCGCTGCTCTTCCGTTTGCCGCATTTTAAATGCTTGTCTACGGATCGATACGACAGTATTATGATGATGTTTGACCAATTTTATATCCTAGTTACCCCTCGCCTGATTACCTTTCTTCCTCTTGTTTCCTCCTGAGCATTTTCtcttcctcgtctaatcttctgGCTCGAGCTACGTGATACTGTGCTTGTGACAACAAATCTTGGCATCGTCTTGCTTCCGCTTCCGCGAGTTGTTTCATTCTGTCCCCGTGTGTGGACAAATATTGGAAATATTTATGTGAAAGACCCAATTCATGAACTGCCTGCAGTACGGTCGTCAGTGTTGATTTTTCGTCCTTTAAAATTTGCGTTGCTAAACGTTGAAGTACAAGCGCTATGTTGTACAGTAAAACAGTATCCTGTGGAGCAACCCTCCTTGCCTAAACACAATGAATTCATTACGGTCCTCTGTTCTAACAGATATAGAAAATGTAAAAGCGAACAACACCATTCCTTCGTACCTTTAGTAATGTTAATTTTGCTTCCTTTAATTTACCAGCTTTAAAGTAAGCTCTTCCTACATATTGTAAGACCTCGACGTGATGGTACTTATAGAATTTTCGAAGACAATTTTCATACtgcaatatacatatataaaatgGTAACATCAGCATTAGTTTGTCATATTAAATATAAAGGAATTACTTACCATTTGAATAGCGCTAACAAATTGTTTTTGCTCTACATAAATATGTGCAATATTTAGCCAGACATCACAAAATTCTGCCGTTGCTTCTCGAACTTGAGCAAAAATATCTCTAGCTTCGTTTATACAACCTTTGTGTGCTAATACGGCACCAATTCCGTTGGCTGCCCAAATATTCTTAGGATCGTTTCGTAAAACCTGCAAATATCAAGTTCATATACATCGAAATATAGCCATATTTATTATTCATCATACAGTACCTGTTTATACATAGCCAACGCTCGATCTTGATGCCGCTTCTCTCGATCTTTATCTTTCCCACTTTGATGCAATGTTTGCAACCAAATGTTGCCCAAAGCAATCAAAGAATAAGCATCGGTGCTTGTAGTTGGATTTTTTAAAATTCTTTCGAATGTTTTCTGACCGGGTCCAGATGCCATTTTGGCCAAATATAAATTACCCAAAAGCGACCATGCATCCGGATGTTCATTATTTATCCTTAAAGCATCCTTGAACCAATCAGAAGCTTCATAGATTTGTCCTTTATCTCGAGCCATGCAGCCAAGTCGTAAATAACAATCTACATAATTCGGATGTTCCTTTAAAATGTCTTTGTACAATTTCTCTGCTTTATCAAATATACATAAAGCTTCGTTCAAACGTGCTAAATTGTATGTCGTCGTGACCGCTATCGAATTATAGTATACTGAATCATGTAAGGCATCAGCTTTGGAACGCGCCAAAGATTCTTCCAAATTTTTTCTAGCTTCTTCTAAATTTCCAagtctgcaaggaaatagaatgcGTTGCTAAATCTTCCATAATAAAATTGCAAAAGAAATTATATTTGACGTACCTATAATATAGGGCTCCAACGTTATTTAGTATTTCTGGCGGTATATCTGCCTGAACTTTCTCTTTTAAAATTCTAGTTGCAGTACCGTATGCGTTTAAGGCTGCGTTAAGGTCACTTTGTTCTAATATTTGAGCCAGCTCGATCCACGCTTCGACATCGTCTGGAAACTGTTCGGTTACTTTCCAAAGATGGTTCTTAGCAATATCACGTTTCGATTGCGAACTTGAGTTCGCGTACAACGATCCGAGAATCTTCATTGTCTCGTAATTACCAGGTTGGGCTTTCAATACTTTCTCGAAACATTGGGCTGcctgtaataaaataaaaatcaaaAGCTGCAAATCCATTACCCTCAATGTATTCAGCAAACGTGATAACACTTACATTTTCTGCGTCACCTCGATAAACATACATTTGGCCTAAACCAAAATGAGGTAATACAAAAACTGGTGGCGCAAATTGAGTTGCTTGATAGTAATATTGAAATGCTTGATCATAATCGCCCTgtagattattatttattagaaCATTTAAAAACATTCAAATTCACGTTGTATTGCAAGAAAACTTACCTGAATGTGGAAAGCTCTGGCTAGTTGGTAACAGCTCTCGGCACGCATAGCTTCGTTTTCAGTATTATGAAATGCATGAAGCGCTAAATGTTGCACTTTgttataatccttcttaaagAAGAAATGATTCGCCAAATGGTTCAACACCATGGGATTTGTCGAATCGATCGTGTAAGCTTTAGACAACATTTGTACACCAGTTCTGATACTCTCAGGCTGCTGTTGATTCAGTTTTAAAACTGAAAGACCAACCAATGCTCCAACGCATTGGCCATCCAACTGTAAAGCTCTTTCAAATGCTAAACGAGCTTTTTCTTGATTATTCAACTTCATAAAACAGTGCCCCATTCCTAATCTTACAGCAGCTGGACAGTTTGGATTTGTTCTCAATGCCTTCTTATAAAAAGCGAGCGCACCTCTGTAATCTTTCTTGTTGAACGCTATACATGCTTTACCAAGTAGGGAAGGAATATTATTTGGAGATTGATTCAGTACAAAATTAAATTGGGCATCAGCTTGG containing:
- the Ctr9 gene encoding RNA polymerase-associated protein Ctr9; amino-acid sequence: MAGSIEIPLRDTDEVIELYLDQLPEGDEVLGILRQEHAQLNIWVNLALEYYKQHKIEDFIKILESSRIDANIDYRDYEKDQMRALDMLAAYYVQEANRERNKDKKRDLFTKATLLYTTADKIIMYDQNHLLGRAYFCLLEGDKMDQADAQFNFVLNQSPNNIPSLLGKACIAFNKKDYRGALAFYKKALRTNPNCPAAVRLGMGHCFMKLNNQEKARLAFERALQLDGQCVGALVGLSVLKLNQQQPESIRTGVQMLSKAYTIDSTNPMVLNHLANHFFFKKDYNKVQHLALHAFHNTENEAMRAESCYQLARAFHIQGDYDQAFQYYYQATQFAPPVFVLPHFGLGQMYVYRGDAENAAQCFEKVLKAQPGNYETMKILGSLYANSSSQSKRDIAKNHLWKVTEQFPDDVEAWIELAQILEQSDLNAALNAYGTATRILKEKVQADIPPEILNNVGALYYRLGNLEEARKNLEESLARSKADALHDSVYYNSIAVTTTYNLARLNEALCIFDKAEKLYKDILKEHPNYVDCYLRLGCMARDKGQIYEASDWFKDALRINNEHPDAWSLLGNLYLAKMASGPGQKTFERILKNPTTSTDAYSLIALGNIWLQTLHQSGKDKDREKRHQDRALAMYKQVLRNDPKNIWAANGIGAVLAHKGCINEARDIFAQVREATAEFCDVWLNIAHIYVEQKQFVSAIQMYENCLRKFYKYHHVEVLQYVGRAYFKAGKLKEAKLTLLKARRVAPQDTVLLYNIALVLQRLATQILKDEKSTLTTVLQAVHELGLSHKYFQYLSTHGDRMKQLAEAEARRCQDLLSQAQYHVARARRLDEEEKMLRRKQEEERQAFKMRQTEEQRKLEEMRRQKEEEMLQKRQEYVEKTKNALVFGDMPSEKSGRKGKRPRTDQYISDSGGSGRDEGREEAPREKKRKRKPSGERKEKKGRSKGRRKKEAASGDSGSDSDRPKPKRGRKTGTIRKEKLSRKSTAETTKGKMPLSKETISTSESDSDSGGLKIASGGESGNEGRGRGSRRITSDSEGHSRASRSRFRSRSKSTSRSVSRSRSSSRSGSQSRSQSRSRSRSRSGSKSRSGSRSKSPSRSRSGSAKSGSRSRSGSRSRSGSRKSQSRSRSRSGSRKSGSQARSRSDSAGSAGSRSRSPSGSRKAASRSRSRSPSGSRKAASRSRSRSPSGSRKAASRSRSRSGSGSRSGSQSEGRKSRSKSRSKSKSVSRSRSRSGSRSKSGSRSRSPSGSARSPTPESRKSVSGSDVGSRHSSSDRGGGSDSE